From the Entomomonas sp. E2T0 genome, one window contains:
- a CDS encoding 2-hydroxyacid dehydrogenase, producing MNSAAVVLITSKVTKSLHTNIENNYKTYHLWEQPDQEAFLKQHGHEITAVATSAVYGASAELMSALPNLKIVVSYGVGFDALDINYAKQHGITITNTPDVLNNCVADTALALLLDVARYISYSDRFIRSGQWKSRSVKLGHKIGNKTCGIVGLGRIGKAIAKRAEAFDMKIAYYGRHQQSDVNYDYYNDLQALAKASDFLVLALPATSETNHIINKQVLTALGAKGFLINIARGSVVDEQALVTALQEGVIAGAGLDVFEHEPNTPKELWEMDNVVMTPHIGSSTYETREAMSDLVFANLHSFLEGKGAITPVV from the coding sequence ATGAACTCCGCTGCCGTTGTTTTAATCACTAGTAAAGTTACTAAAAGCTTGCATACCAATATTGAAAATAACTATAAAACTTATCATTTATGGGAACAGCCAGATCAAGAAGCCTTTCTAAAACAACATGGACATGAAATAACAGCTGTAGCAACCAGTGCTGTCTATGGGGCTAGCGCAGAATTAATGAGTGCTTTACCCAACCTTAAAATAGTTGTTAGTTATGGTGTTGGGTTTGATGCCCTTGATATTAACTATGCTAAACAACATGGTATTACAATTACCAATACCCCTGATGTGTTGAATAACTGTGTAGCGGATACAGCGCTAGCCCTATTATTAGATGTGGCTCGTTATATCAGCTATTCAGATCGTTTTATCCGTTCTGGGCAATGGAAAAGTCGTTCAGTTAAATTAGGCCATAAAATAGGTAATAAAACTTGTGGCATTGTAGGATTAGGCCGTATTGGTAAAGCCATTGCTAAACGTGCTGAAGCCTTTGATATGAAAATTGCTTATTATGGTCGCCATCAGCAATCTGATGTAAATTATGATTATTATAATGATCTGCAAGCACTAGCTAAAGCAAGTGATTTTCTAGTACTTGCCCTACCCGCTACAAGTGAGACTAACCATATTATTAATAAGCAAGTATTAACAGCTTTAGGCGCTAAAGGGTTTCTAATTAATATTGCTAGAGGTTCTGTAGTAGACGAGCAAGCATTAGTAACAGCCTTGCAAGAAGGGGTTATTGCGGGTGCTGGCTTAGATGTATTTGAGCATGAACCGAATACCCCAAAAGAACTTTGGGAAATGGATAATGTGGTAATGACACCACATATAGGTAGCTCTACCTATGAAACTAGAGAAGCGATGAGTGATTTAGTATTTGCTAATTTACACAGCTTTCTTGAAGGTAAAGGGGCTATTACTCCTGTGGTATAA